The Nostoc sp. 'Peltigera membranacea cyanobiont' N6 genome contains the following window.
TGCTCTTAGCCACGCTTCTTGCTGTTCCTGGGGTTCAAGCTTTGTCATGGGTCGAACTTGCCCCTCTGCTGTCGGCAAAATGTCCACAATTTGTGGACATTTTTGCAAGTTGTCCACAACAACTGCCGCATCAACTAGCTGGTAAGAACGAGAACGATTGTAGCCAAACCTGTCTAAACAGTACTCATCAAAGGTTTTGTGTGTGGAGCGATACAATCTGCGATCGCGTAATTCTATTAAAGCTTTACCTGCTTCAAAAAACGCCCGCTCCACTTTCCTCTCCAGATGTAGGCGATCGCTTTGCTCCTCTTGGGTCAACTCTGTTACTTCAACAGCACTAACTGTAATTGTTGCTGTAGCTGGGTTTTCTTCTTGGGAGATATCTTCAAGGTCGTGATCATTTGGCGGTGTGCTATCCCTGGATGTGGCAGAGGTGGCTTTTTTGCGCTTAGAGGATGGTTTAGTCATAATTCCACCTCTTGAACAGTACTTGAAGAGTTAACTTTCAGGCTCTTGTCCTCATTTACCTCTACCCATAACAGCTTCCAACCATACTTGTTTTTCATATTGCGGCACTTCTCTTTCCTTTGTTGCAGCGTGCCGCGACTCTAATTTTTCTTGGTACTCATGCCCTACTCCACTTCAAGAGAGCAACGCTAATGCTACAGGCTTGATTAAATTTAAAGCGATTGCACTCATGCTGCAATCATCCCACTTGCATTTGTGCTTTTTGAATTGAGTGTGCTGATTTTGTCTTCTTTGACTTCATCAGCTACTTGAACTACTTTTTGTTCCTTCTCAGAACTTCCACCATCCTTATCAGGTACGCGAACTAGTAAATCGCCAACTTCACACTCCAAAATCTGGCATAACTTGTCTAATGTCTCCAAAGGTATTGATTTGGCTTTGCCATACTCAATTTTCTGAACATTAGCCAACGACATTTCAAGTCTTCTTGCTAGCTCATTCTGCGAAATTCTTCTTTCGTTTCTAATTTCTTTAAGTCTTACTTCCACGGGCATGAGTTGAATTCATATAAATAGATTAACCTACTTTTAGTAGTCTATCTATCAATAGTATTTATTGTAAGTAGCTCAATAGATAACTAACTATCATATAACTATCTATTGTCTTACCTACTAATAGTAGGTATTATAGTAATAACAAAAGACGACACCCCAAGCCTGGTAAGCAAAAGCGTCGTCTTTTGAACCCTTTACAGGAATCTATATCATGACATATCCCAAATACACACAGCAAGCCCTCTCTCGTTACACCGTCCCGCGCCTCAAAAGAATCGCTGCCGAACGTGGCGTAACACCCACCGGGGACAAAAGAGCGGCTGACACCTGGGTAAACGCAATCATCACCCACCAATCAACCCAGCTTCAGAAAGTTGACAACCAAGCTCTCGCCCAAGCCGAACTTGACCACTTCATCGCTGACCAAGCCCAAGCCGTAGCTCCCGAACCCCTCACAATAGTCGAAATCTCGTTTGACCATCACGAATATTACGCTGATGACAAACTGATAGCCAGCATCGCCCATGACGACAACCATTTAACGCAACGCTGGGTAGTCATGGTCAACGATAAAGAAGCATTTCGTGCCAACACTCTAATGCGTTGCGATCGCTTCATCTGCACTCACTACAAAGACGGTTCATTACCTGTGCAGGAAGAGGCAGGGGTGCAGGGGGCAGGGAGCAGAGGGGAAAGATTCTCTCCCATGCACCCCGCACCCTGCTCCTTGTCCTCTTCTACGACCGAAAACCAAATCATGGCGCATATCTTCAACGAGTGCGAGAAGTACGGGTTTGAAATTCTCGATGATGGCATTTACAACAACAAGGGCGTGAAACTGGGGCAAGTCGGATGCACTGACGGGAACTGGTGGGTGAAGAGGCGTTATTCAGTCCAGCAACAGTATTCTAACTCCGTGCTTGATGCTGTGCGATCGCTGTCGATAGTGGACGTGTCTACTGATGATAAATCCATTTTTGATGAATATTTTTTAGATCAGCCGTTAGAACAGCTAACTGGCGATGAATTGCAACGGCTGCTGGAGAGAACGGAGTTAGTCACAGCGTAAGTTTTGGGCTTCGCCTGGGAAAAGGTTAAAGGGAAAGGGTTAAAGGGAAATTTCTTCATTCCCTTCCCCTTTGCCCTTTCCCCCTTTCCCTAATTATTTATTCACCAATCCTCAATTAAATCTATGAAAGCCACAATATCCATTCCCCAACACTGGGGCTACCCTCGCTTTACTTTGGAACAGCGTACAGAACAAGGCACAATTCTGGGACTTTACTACTACCCATCGGGTACAGAGTTGGCTGAACAATTTGATGATGGTTGGCGTTATGCTCTGATGCCTAACAAGAATTCTGATGAAATATCGTACTTGAAAGAGGAGCAAATTAAACCGCTCACACCAGAAGAATTATTCTCGCAGATACATGCTGAAATTGACTTTTACCAACAGCAGATAAGCATTCTCAACCGACAGTTAAACGTATTGGCTAGAGGTGCAAACAATGGCTAAGGACGCAAACAACGACTTTGACCGTAGAGCAAATCATTTACTCCGTTCAATTCGACTTTGCGGTGGTTGTGTTCCATTGCATCGGCTTCAGTTTCAATTCTCCGATTCAGTCATTCAAACACTGCTGGATAAAGAACTGGTGCAAGTGCAGAACACGGGACGCAGCTTTTTGTTGGAGATTGCTGAGGATTTTTAGGTTATTAATCCCAGAGGAGAAAATCATGAAACTTTACGCTAAAACCATTGCACAGACTTTACCCGATTGGGCAACTGTCGTTACAAAAAGCGCAGATTTATTTGAGATTGAAATTAACGATGAACACCCGAATTTTCAATCCCTGCTTGAAGAGTTAGAAACCGAAATTGAACCAGGAACATTCGGTGTAAAGGCAGAGGATTTATGTTCACGACTGGGCATTGAAATGTCTAGCCCACATCTCCACCAATTAGTTGAACAAGCCCAAACCCTGATAGCCGAAATTGCTACGCACCCAGACTACAAACAACTCTTGGAAGTAGGGTATCAGCCAGATTTAAACATTGCCGATGCTCAAACTGCTTTGACTTATCTGCAATGGGAGTTAGAGCGCAATCGAGAGCTTTCTAATTAGTAAAAAAGCGTTCACCTAAAGGAATGCCATTACTTTAGGTGAACGCACGGAAGTTTTTCTCCCGCTACAGAATTCCCATTATTGCACACGAAACACTAATCAATGAAACATTAATCGAGGTGAACATGGTTACTGAAATCAAACTAGGTTTATGCAACCCTCCCGAACCCATCTATTTATATGTCAATCAGGGGGAAGTAGATGGCGAATCTTACGTTTGGTACAAGTTCAATATCAACCAAGATAAGAAAATCCCAGTTCCCCAAAGAGCGTTAACTGGGTACTTGTCAGAACTGCGATTGACCACTAAGGAGTTCAAAGGTAAGGACAATTTGAAGCTGGATATTGTTATCAGTGCCGATGAACTTTATGTCGTCAGAACCGGTATTGAAACCAACTTTGCTAAAAGCTTTCTTCTAGCTGCCTCATTAGTCCAAGATTTCTCCAAACCACTGATTATTGTCGCTAATGCTGGCGACGAGAACACGGTTTTCTGTAACCTTTACGATGCTGCAACCAAAACCAAGATTTACAGGGAATGGAGTAGAGATTTGAATTGGGCAACAATCATTCGTGACATCCAATCTCTATTGGGTGCAACTTCAAACTCGATTCCCGAACCCCCACTGACTCCACCAAAACTTAGTGTAGTTCCTCAACCAGTACATCCTCAAGACTTGCGAGTTAAAAATATTCGCACTTTACTTGATTATCCGCTTGATTTGGTCAAAGAGTGGTTGCAATTTCAGGATGTTGACCGCCCAAGTCTACTTGATATTAAGCAGATTAATGAACTAATCAAAACCATGTGTTTCGCTTGGGCAGCAGGCAAATGCGAATATCCCAATCATGCCGAATCTTCCTATCAAAATCAGGTTGTTGATGCTGTTGCTAAAGGTGCTGATGAATTAACGGCAATCAACGGATGGATGCAACAGTTGCAAGCGTTAAAGACTGGGGCAGTGTAAATCAAAAATCAGGATTCAGAATAGTTCTGACTTCTGAATCCTCAATTAATCAAACAGGAATTACCTATGAAAGTCATCGTTACAGTTGTTGAAAAAATCACAAGTGAAGCGCATATAGATATCCCTGATGGGCTGAATCAATCTGCAATTAAGCAGTACATAGTAGACCGCTATAACACTGGGGATATGTCCACAGATATGAACATTTTCCAAGTGGACTTTGAATCTATCAATGCTCAGATTGTTCAAGAAAATTCTTCTCCTAAGTCTGCATAAACATTGGAGGTAATAAATGAATCCCAAATGGACTGATCAAGAACTCGGAATCATTGAAGCTAAAGCTGAACTTTATACCCCTAAGCAAATAGCCTCAATCTTAAAAAGACATGGGTATTTTCGTACTCCAATTGCTATCGCTACTAAACTTTGGGCTTTAGGTTATTCTACAAGCCCCTTTCTCGATAACTATAGTAGTGCTGAAATCGCCCGTGTTCTGTGTGTGCATTCCACCACCGTTTCTGGTTGGGTGCGTCGTGGTTGGTTGAAAACTAGCCGCCGTTCTTCTAAGCGTTATCAAGTTCGTCGATGGCATCTCAAAAACTTTTTTGACAATCCTCCACAACATCTAAAAAAGCGTATTGCCTCTATTGACTCCGAAGCCATTAATTATTTATTAGGAAGAAAAGCATGATTGACCACATTAACGCACTTCAAACAAGTTGGTATCTCTCCCCGCCTTGGGGACAAACAATTCCGCCTGTTGCAGTTAATTTACTAGAGAGAGTTTTTCTCCGCACAACAAGAACATTTGGTTACTGCTGCGGGATGCAATGGAAACATGAATGTTGGATTTATTCGATTGATTGCGGAAAAGAAATACTCCACGCCACACAAAACCAAATCATCGGGACGGGAGAATTAGAAGCCATCAAGGTGCAAAAACCTGCTTTCGTTTTGGGTGAAAGAGTGATCCTCTGCTCTCACGACAAGGGAACAAAACAACGGCTGATTCTGGGGATTGCACTGGTGCATAATTCTTGGTTTTATCTTGTTGAATTGATGTCACCAACGTTAATTAAGACACCAACTATATCGAATCGCTTCTCATTAGTTGGTGAGAAAAGTTTGCTGCGAGTAAATGTTTAATTCTTTCTAATCACACAACTAAAGTTATGTCACAAATTGAAATCGTCGAAATCATCGAACAAATAAAACAAGAGATTCAGATCCACCCACAGTAAAAGGCAAATAGCGAAGCCGGTTCACATAACATATCAAAAACTTAGAGGAAGTATGGATGCAATTATAAAGCGTGAAAATCAGCCCAGCCCATTTGACAAAATCAAGCAGGTTGATACAGATGGCAATGAGTATTGGTTAGCTCGTGAATTAATGCCCATATTGGGATATCAGCAATGGCGACAATTTGAGGATGCCATCTCTAGAGCGATCGCAGCTTGCTCAAACATAGAGCAAGAGAGCGAAAAACACTTTTTGCGTCTGACCGCAAAAAGTACCGGAGGTAGACCTAGAGACGATTTCAAACTCACTCGCTATGGTTGCTATTTAACCGCAATGAATGGTGATCCACGAAAACCAGAGATAGCAGCAGCGCAAAGTTATTTTGTTGTGAAAACGCGAGAGGCTGAAACCCAAACGCAGTTAAAAGCCATGACTCAAATACAGTTACTCGCTGCTTTAGCACAACATTTGGCAGAGCAAGAACAGCATTTACTTCAACAGCAGCAGCAACAGACCGAAATTTTGCACCGACTAAAAGCGGTTGAAGTTGAGCAAGACAGAGTAAATACTCCATGTGGACACAAATATAGCGTTGTTGGTTTCGCAAATCTTCAAGGTTTAGAAATATCCGTTAAAGAAGCCGGTACTAAAGGTAGAAAGGCAAGTGCATTGTGTCGGAAACAAGGGATAGAAATAGAACGCATTCATGACCCACGTTTTGGAAAAGTTGGTTTGTATCCAGAGAGTGTGTTGATTGAGGTTTTCTCTAGTGGTCAAAACTAACAGCAATGGTCTTCAGAATACTTTCTTTAATTAGAGAAAAGTACCATGCAACAACTGAATTTATTCACTGATTCAACCCCAGTTTTACCAGTCACCTACTACCCCGATTTCTTAAGCCCTGAACAAGCAAACGAACTCTACCAACACTGTCTACAACTGGAGTGGCAACAGAATCAAATCAGGATCGCGGGTAAAAAAATGTCCGTCCCCCGCCTCGAATGTATTTATGGTGATGCCGGATGTGATTACCTTTACTCCAACAGCGTATTTTTAAAACCCCTGACTTGGACAGACAATCTGGCTAACTTGCGCGATCGCATCACTGCACTTACTGGTTACAAATTCCGCATCGTTATCGGCAACCAATACCGCACGGGCACTGATTCTATCGGCTGGCATTCTGACAATGAACCATCGATGGGATCTAACCCTGCGATCGCATCAGTGAGTCTGGGATCATGTCGCAAATTCCAAATCAAACCGAGAAATGGCAAAGCAACGGATTTCTGGCTGGAACACGGGAGCTTGCTCGTGATGCACCCTGGTTGTCAATCCACACATCTGCATCAGGTTCCCAAGACCAACAAAGTTGTTAGCACCCGAATTAATCTGACCTTCCGACCACACACGGGAGGCAGGAGATAACGCTGTAGCTGGCTTAATGACTACTTCATAGCCAGCACAAGCTCTCAAAAAAGTTGAACCGGCGGCACAGACTCAAGTGCCGCTTCATTTCCATGCGTCAAAAAACAGAGGAAATATGCGTATAATCGAAACCGATTCTCAAGCTAAACATTTACAGGAATGGCTGGGCAGTGGAGTTGACGAAGAAATCTTTCATCTGAATGCGCTATCGCTCCACGGCACAACACCCTACGAATATCTGCTCTACAGTCCCAAAATCTCCCGCCGCAACGATGGACGACTGCGCGATCGCGATTTGAAGAAATACCAGCACATTGAACTAGGCGGCTGGTGGTGCAATGGCGTTGACCCCCTCAACAACTACGCGCTAATGATGTGGGGTTGCTTCAAACCCGACCAGCCCCGAAGAGATCGCCAGAAAATTCACAAGTTCATTAAGTATGAACACCCATACAGAGAAGAGACACGCGCTTTCTTCCTATTAGTCCCGAATCGCATTTGGGTGAAAGTGTCCAATCGTAGCGGCATCCCCATCACTGAAGAAGACTTGCAACACCCTGGCGGTTTCTGGCACTGGGTTTGGCGGCATAATGTCCCAGTCACAATTGTAGAAGGTGTCAAAAAAGCAGGGGCGTTACTGACTGCTGGTTATGCTGCGATCGCAATTCCGGGAGTAAATGCTGGATACCGCACACCCCATGATGAGTACGGTACTGCCATTGGGAAGCCATTTCTGATTCCCGACTTGAAATATTTCGCAACAGAGGGAAGACAGGTCAACATCTGCTTTGACCAAGACAACAAACCTGAAACAGTCCAACGGGTGAGAACCGCTATCAGCCGCATGGGAAGGCTGCTGGTAAATGAAGGCTGTTCCCTGCGAGTGATTGATTTACCGTTAGGGCAAGAGAAAGGGGTTGATGATTTTATCGTCGCCAAGGGTCAACCGGCATTTGACGCACTCTACAACACAGCCGTAGCACTGGAATTGTGGGAAATCAAGCTGTTTACCTTGCTGACTTATCCGCCGTCAATCGCTCTCAACCAAAGATTCTTGGGACAGCTTCTCGTGCCTGAAGGTGAAAAACTCATCATCCTCAAAGCCCCCAAAGGCACTGGTAAAACCGAATGGCTGTCTACTGAGGTGGCGAAGGCGCATGACCTTGGACGTAGGGTGTTAATTATCACCCATCGGATTCAACTTGGTGAGGCATTATGCGATCGCTTCGGAGTTAACTATGTTACCGAAGTCCGCACGAATGAAACAGGCACATTATTGGGATACGGGGTGTGCATTGATTCACTACATCAAGAGAGTCAAGCCCGTTTTAATCCCAATGACTGGGCAAATGATGTCATTATTATTGATGAATGTGACCAAGTTTTCTGGCATTTACTTAACTCTGGTACTGAAGTGCAAAAACGTCGGGTATCTGTTCTCAAGAACCTCAAGCAGTTAGTACAGAATGTTCTAGGGAGTAGTCAGGGAAAGATTTACTTGTCTAGTGCCGATGTTTCCGATACTGATGTGAAGTATGTTTTATCACTCGCTGGAGAATATCGTGTTAATCCGTTCGTAATCGTCAACAACTATCGCCACGTAGCCGGAAACTGTTACAACTATTCTGGCAGTAACCCGAAGAATTTGATTGCAGCATTGGACAAAGCAATTTCTAAAGGTGGGCATCATTTACTATGCTGCTCTGCTCAAAAAGCCAAGTCCAAATGGGGAACCCAAGCATTGGAGGAACGTTTTCGCCGTAAATTCCCTCACTTGCGGATTCTGCGAATAGACAGCGAATCTGTTGCTGATCCATCTCATGCGGCTTTCGGTTGTATCGCTCACCTCAATGAGATTTTGACCAAG
Protein-coding sequences here:
- a CDS encoding helix-turn-helix domain-containing protein yields the protein MPVEVRLKEIRNERRISQNELARRLEMSLANVQKIEYGKAKSIPLETLDKLCQILECEVGDLLVRVPDKDGGSSEKEQKVVQVADEVKEDKISTLNSKSTNASGMIAA
- a CDS encoding DUF1392 domain-containing protein, which codes for MIDHINALQTSWYLSPPWGQTIPPVAVNLLERVFLRTTRTFGYCCGMQWKHECWIYSIDCGKEILHATQNQIIGTGELEAIKVQKPAFVLGERVILCSHDKGTKQRLILGIALVHNSWFYLVELMSPTLIKTPTISNRFSLVGEKSLLRVNV
- a CDS encoding BRO family protein, coding for MDAIIKRENQPSPFDKIKQVDTDGNEYWLARELMPILGYQQWRQFEDAISRAIAACSNIEQESEKHFLRLTAKSTGGRPRDDFKLTRYGCYLTAMNGDPRKPEIAAAQSYFVVKTREAETQTQLKAMTQIQLLAALAQHLAEQEQHLLQQQQQQTEILHRLKAVEVEQDRVNTPCGHKYSVVGFANLQGLEISVKEAGTKGRKASALCRKQGIEIERIHDPRFGKVGLYPESVLIEVFSSGQN
- a CDS encoding alpha-ketoglutarate-dependent dioxygenase AlkB family protein produces the protein MQQLNLFTDSTPVLPVTYYPDFLSPEQANELYQHCLQLEWQQNQIRIAGKKMSVPRLECIYGDAGCDYLYSNSVFLKPLTWTDNLANLRDRITALTGYKFRIVIGNQYRTGTDSIGWHSDNEPSMGSNPAIASVSLGSCRKFQIKPRNGKATDFWLEHGSLLVMHPGCQSTHLHQVPKTNKVVSTRINLTFRPHTGGRR
- a CDS encoding plasmid replication protein, CyRepA1 family, with the translated sequence MRIIETDSQAKHLQEWLGSGVDEEIFHLNALSLHGTTPYEYLLYSPKISRRNDGRLRDRDLKKYQHIELGGWWCNGVDPLNNYALMMWGCFKPDQPRRDRQKIHKFIKYEHPYREETRAFFLLVPNRIWVKVSNRSGIPITEEDLQHPGGFWHWVWRHNVPVTIVEGVKKAGALLTAGYAAIAIPGVNAGYRTPHDEYGTAIGKPFLIPDLKYFATEGRQVNICFDQDNKPETVQRVRTAISRMGRLLVNEGCSLRVIDLPLGQEKGVDDFIVAKGQPAFDALYNTAVALELWEIKLFTLLTYPPSIALNQRFLGQLLVPEGEKLIILKAPKGTGKTEWLSTEVAKAHDLGRRVLIITHRIQLGEALCDRFGVNYVTEVRTNETGTLLGYGVCIDSLHQESQARFNPNDWANDVIIIDECDQVFWHLLNSGTEVQKRRVSVLKNLKQLVQNVLGSSQGKIYLSSADVSDTDVKYVLSLAGEYRVNPFVIVNNYRHVAGNCYNYSGSNPKNLIAALDKAISKGGHHLLCCSAQKAKSKWGTQALEERFRRKFPHLRILRIDSESVADPSHAAFGCIAHLNEILTKYDLVIASPSLETGVSIDIRGHFDGVWGIFQGVQPVNSVRQMLARVRETVDRHIWVREWGMSVVGNGSTSIGGLLRSQHVATQANIALLSAADNDDYSFVDQNFQPESLQTWGKRGSVINVEMRRYRESVLAGLVEDGYIIIDAADIDDDESGAVIESVKAASVELYAAECQAIADSDELSQTELKKLQDKRAKTKTERHQQRKAELSRRYEIDVTPELVEKDDDGWYPQLRMHYYLTLGREFLTNRDAKRAKAQLEAGENSVWKPDFNKGQMLPAVLLLEELNLLQLLTPGEQLRGSDEKMLKLKALAVTHRHVIKNYLNVSISEKHTPIAIAQKLLAKIDLKLNYVGRLGKRENRECVYRFVAPDDQRDSIFGQWLKRDELFLSESVSVTNNKEFPTPGIDTESLDIPQTLDEAVQGWKGLKLKTRQGLDSVGKFYQQLVSQVGEAVGIADGEPYWNGYLGQWQVWVNFGSDCRSVVCDWLVSV